The Bubalus bubalis isolate 160015118507 breed Murrah chromosome 18, NDDB_SH_1, whole genome shotgun sequence genome contains a region encoding:
- the ADAT1 gene encoding tRNA-specific adenosine deaminase 1 isoform X10 → MRGKSLPNGGFKACPCFSFSPTNTRFMLRELPGVLEGLSTMWTADEIAQLCYEHYGSRLPKQGKPEPNREWTLLAAVVKIQPTADQACDRSDGPVQVKKEVVSMGTGTKCIGQSKMRKSGDILNDSHAEVIARRSFQRYLLHQLYLAAALKEDSIFLPGSQRGLWKLRPDLLFVFFSSHTPCGDASIIPMLEFEDQPCCPVSRDWASNPSVETSDNLEAPEDKRKCEDPESPVTKKMRLEPRTPGGTAHRQSFGSQERGPNPPDVSSSNLTAEGLASVTGMTPSGAQVVDVYRTGAKCVPGEAGDSGQPGAAYHQVGLLRVKPGRGDRTCSMSCSDKLARWNILGCQGALLMHFLEVPIYLSAVVIGKCPYSQEAMQRALIRRSRISKIELFRSFQKLLSSISEDKWPDSLSEFPTKELRVTLRQHNRILLFPSLS, encoded by the exons ATGAGAGGGAAATCTCTTCCAAACGGAGGATTCAAGGCTTGcccatgcttttctttttctccaacaaATACAAGATTTATGCTGCGAGAGCTCCCTGGCGTTCTAGAG GGCCTGAGCACCATGTGGACCGCGGATGAGATTGCCCAGCTGTGTTACGAGCACTATGGGAGCAGGCTGCCCAAGCAAGGGAAGCCTGAGCCCAACCGCGAGTGGACGTTGCTCGCAGCCGTGGTGAAGATACAACCCACAGCTGACCAGGCCTGCGACCGCTCTGACGGACCAGTGCAAG tGAAAAAGGAAGTTGTCTCAATGGGAACAGGAACCAAATGCATAGGCCAGTCCAAAATGAGGAAGAGCG GTGACATCCTCAATGATAGCCATGCTGAGGTCATAGCCAGAAGGAGTTTCCAAAG GTACCTGCTCCATCAGCTCTATTTGGCAGCTGCCCTGAAGGAGGATAGCATCTTTCTCCCAGGATCTCAGAGAGGACTGTGGAAACTCAGACCAGACctcttgtttgtgtttttctccAGCCATACACCCT GTGGGGATGCCTCCATCATTCCAATGCTTGAGTTTGAAGATCAGCCTTGCTGTCCTGTCAGTAGAGATTGGGCCAGTAACCCATCAGTAGAAACTAGTGATAACCTAGAAGCTCCTGAAGATAAAAGGAAATGTGAAGACCCAGAGAGTCCTGTGACTAAAAAAATGAGGCTGGAGCCCAGGACTCCTGGTGGTACAGCTCACCGTCAGAGCTTTGGCAGTCAGGAAAGGGGCCCAAATCCACCGGATGTCAGCAGCTCTAATCTCACCGCAGAGGGACTGGCCAGTGTCACTGGAATGACCCCTAGTGGTGCCCAGGTGGTGGACGTTTACAGAACTGGAGCCAAGTGCGTGCCTGGAGAAGCTGGAGACTCGGGGCAGCCTGGTGCTGCGTATCACCAGGTGGGGCTGCTCCGAGTGAAGCCAGGCCGGGGGGACAGGACTTGCTCCATGTCCTGCAGTGACAAGCTGGCTCGGTGGAACATCCTCGGATGCCAGGGGGCACTGCTGATGCACTTCTTAGAAGTACCCATCTACCTGTCAGCTGTGGTCATTGGAAAGTGCCCCTACAGCCAGGAGGCCATGCAGAGAGCACTGATCAGGAG ATCCCGAATCAGCAAAATAGAACTCTTTAGATCATTCCAGAAGCTGCTAAGCAGTATTTCAGAGGACAAGTGGCCAGACTCACTCAG TGAATTTCCTACAAAGGAGCTAAGAGTCACTCTAAGACAGCATAACAGAATCCTTCTGTTCCCAAGTCTCTCCTAA
- the ADAT1 gene encoding tRNA-specific adenosine deaminase 1 isoform X9: protein MRGKSLPNGGFKACPCFSFSPTNTRFMLRELPGVLEGLSTMWTADEIAQLCYEHYGSRLPKQGKPEPNREWTLLAAVVKIQPTADQACDRSDGPVQVKKEVVSMGTGTKCIGQSKMRKSGDILNDSHAEVIARRSFQRYLLHQLYLAAALKEDSIFLPGSQRGLWKLRPDLLFVFFSSHTPCGDASIIPMLEFEDQPCCPVSRDWASNPSVETSDNLEAPEDKRKCEDPESPVTKKMRLEPRTPGGTAHRQSFGSQERGPNPPDVSSSNLTAEGLASVTGMTPSGAQVVDVYRTGAKCVPGEAGDSGQPGAAYHQVGLLRVKPGRGDRTCSMSCSDKLARWNILGCQGALLMHFLEVPIYLSAVVIGKCPYSQEAMQRALIRRSRISKIELFRSFQKLLSSISEDKWPDSLRAQKLATYREYKEAASTYQQAWSALRKQAFGSWIRNPPDYHQFK, encoded by the exons ATGAGAGGGAAATCTCTTCCAAACGGAGGATTCAAGGCTTGcccatgcttttctttttctccaacaaATACAAGATTTATGCTGCGAGAGCTCCCTGGCGTTCTAGAG GGCCTGAGCACCATGTGGACCGCGGATGAGATTGCCCAGCTGTGTTACGAGCACTATGGGAGCAGGCTGCCCAAGCAAGGGAAGCCTGAGCCCAACCGCGAGTGGACGTTGCTCGCAGCCGTGGTGAAGATACAACCCACAGCTGACCAGGCCTGCGACCGCTCTGACGGACCAGTGCAAG tGAAAAAGGAAGTTGTCTCAATGGGAACAGGAACCAAATGCATAGGCCAGTCCAAAATGAGGAAGAGCG GTGACATCCTCAATGATAGCCATGCTGAGGTCATAGCCAGAAGGAGTTTCCAAAG GTACCTGCTCCATCAGCTCTATTTGGCAGCTGCCCTGAAGGAGGATAGCATCTTTCTCCCAGGATCTCAGAGAGGACTGTGGAAACTCAGACCAGACctcttgtttgtgtttttctccAGCCATACACCCT GTGGGGATGCCTCCATCATTCCAATGCTTGAGTTTGAAGATCAGCCTTGCTGTCCTGTCAGTAGAGATTGGGCCAGTAACCCATCAGTAGAAACTAGTGATAACCTAGAAGCTCCTGAAGATAAAAGGAAATGTGAAGACCCAGAGAGTCCTGTGACTAAAAAAATGAGGCTGGAGCCCAGGACTCCTGGTGGTACAGCTCACCGTCAGAGCTTTGGCAGTCAGGAAAGGGGCCCAAATCCACCGGATGTCAGCAGCTCTAATCTCACCGCAGAGGGACTGGCCAGTGTCACTGGAATGACCCCTAGTGGTGCCCAGGTGGTGGACGTTTACAGAACTGGAGCCAAGTGCGTGCCTGGAGAAGCTGGAGACTCGGGGCAGCCTGGTGCTGCGTATCACCAGGTGGGGCTGCTCCGAGTGAAGCCAGGCCGGGGGGACAGGACTTGCTCCATGTCCTGCAGTGACAAGCTGGCTCGGTGGAACATCCTCGGATGCCAGGGGGCACTGCTGATGCACTTCTTAGAAGTACCCATCTACCTGTCAGCTGTGGTCATTGGAAAGTGCCCCTACAGCCAGGAGGCCATGCAGAGAGCACTGATCAGGAG ATCCCGAATCAGCAAAATAGAACTCTTTAGATCATTCCAGAAGCTGCTAAGCAGTATTTCAGAGGACAAGTGGCCAGACTCACTCAG GGCGCAGAAGCTAGCGACGTACCGAGAGTACAAGGAGGCTGCGTCCACGTACCAGCAGGCCTGGAGCGCGCTCCGGAAGCAGGCGTTTGGGTCCTGGATCAGAAACCCCCCAGACTATCACCAGTTTAAGTGA
- the ADAT1 gene encoding tRNA-specific adenosine deaminase 1 isoform X6: protein MRGKSLPNGGFKACPCFSFSPTNTRFMLRELPGVLEGLSTMWTADEIAQLCYEHYGSRLPKQGKPEPNREWTLLAAVVKIQPTADQACDRSDGPVQVKKEVVSMGTGTKCIGQSKMRKSGDILNDSHAEVIARRSFQRYLLHQLYLAAALKEDSIFLPGSQRGLWKLRPDLLFVFFSSHTPCGDASIIPMLEFEDQPCCPVSRDWASNPSVETSDNLEAPEDKRKCEDPESPVTKKMRLEPRTPGGTAHRQSFGSQERGPNPPDVSSSNLTAEGLASVTGMTPSGAQVVDVYRTGAKCVPGEAGDSGQPGAAYHQVGLLRVKPGRGDRTCSMSCSDKLARWNILGCQGALLMHFLEVPIYLSAVVIGKCPYSQEAMQRALIRRKEKKRKPQKWPAIEDCDCVLQLILMRIKHGKMLIMFKEQFRRCQNVSALPEGFGVQEVKIQQSDLLFEQSRRAVQTRKADSPGRLVPCGAAISWSAVPEQPLDVTANGFPQGTTKKGIGCLQARSRISKIELFRSFQKLLSSISEDKWPDSLSGEARE, encoded by the exons ATGAGAGGGAAATCTCTTCCAAACGGAGGATTCAAGGCTTGcccatgcttttctttttctccaacaaATACAAGATTTATGCTGCGAGAGCTCCCTGGCGTTCTAGAG GGCCTGAGCACCATGTGGACCGCGGATGAGATTGCCCAGCTGTGTTACGAGCACTATGGGAGCAGGCTGCCCAAGCAAGGGAAGCCTGAGCCCAACCGCGAGTGGACGTTGCTCGCAGCCGTGGTGAAGATACAACCCACAGCTGACCAGGCCTGCGACCGCTCTGACGGACCAGTGCAAG tGAAAAAGGAAGTTGTCTCAATGGGAACAGGAACCAAATGCATAGGCCAGTCCAAAATGAGGAAGAGCG GTGACATCCTCAATGATAGCCATGCTGAGGTCATAGCCAGAAGGAGTTTCCAAAG GTACCTGCTCCATCAGCTCTATTTGGCAGCTGCCCTGAAGGAGGATAGCATCTTTCTCCCAGGATCTCAGAGAGGACTGTGGAAACTCAGACCAGACctcttgtttgtgtttttctccAGCCATACACCCT GTGGGGATGCCTCCATCATTCCAATGCTTGAGTTTGAAGATCAGCCTTGCTGTCCTGTCAGTAGAGATTGGGCCAGTAACCCATCAGTAGAAACTAGTGATAACCTAGAAGCTCCTGAAGATAAAAGGAAATGTGAAGACCCAGAGAGTCCTGTGACTAAAAAAATGAGGCTGGAGCCCAGGACTCCTGGTGGTACAGCTCACCGTCAGAGCTTTGGCAGTCAGGAAAGGGGCCCAAATCCACCGGATGTCAGCAGCTCTAATCTCACCGCAGAGGGACTGGCCAGTGTCACTGGAATGACCCCTAGTGGTGCCCAGGTGGTGGACGTTTACAGAACTGGAGCCAAGTGCGTGCCTGGAGAAGCTGGAGACTCGGGGCAGCCTGGTGCTGCGTATCACCAGGTGGGGCTGCTCCGAGTGAAGCCAGGCCGGGGGGACAGGACTTGCTCCATGTCCTGCAGTGACAAGCTGGCTCGGTGGAACATCCTCGGATGCCAGGGGGCACTGCTGATGCACTTCTTAGAAGTACCCATCTACCTGTCAGCTGTGGTCATTGGAAAGTGCCCCTACAGCCAGGAGGCCATGCAGAGAGCACTGATCAGGAG aaaagaaaagaaaaggaaaccacaGAAGTGGCCAGCTATAGAAGATTGTGATTGTGTTTTGCAACTAATACTGATGAGAATTaaacatggaaaaatgctcaTAATGTTCAAAGAGCAATTTAGAAG GTGTCAGAACGTCTCAGCTCTGCCAGAAGGCTTTGGAGTTCAAGAAGTGAAAATACAGCAGTCAGATTTACTGTTTGAACAGAGCCGCCGTGCAGTGCAGACGAGAAAGGCTGACAGCCCAGGCCGACTTGTTCCTTGTGGGGCAG CCATCAGCTGGAGTGCAGTGCCTGAGCAGCCCCTGGATGTCACCGCCAATGGCTTTCCCCAGGGGACAACAAAGAAAGGAATCGGATGCCTGCAGGCCAG ATCCCGAATCAGCAAAATAGAACTCTTTAGATCATTCCAGAAGCTGCTAAGCAGTATTTCAGAGGACAAGTGGCCAGACTCACTCAG TGGGGAAGCCAGGGAGTAG
- the ADAT1 gene encoding tRNA-specific adenosine deaminase 1 isoform X3 produces the protein MRGKSLPNGGFKACPCFSFSPTNTRFMLRELPGVLEGLSTMWTADEIAQLCYEHYGSRLPKQGKPEPNREWTLLAAVVKIQPTADQACDRSDGPVQVKKEVVSMGTGTKCIGQSKMRKSGDILNDSHAEVIARRSFQRYLLHQLYLAAALKEDSIFLPGSQRGLWKLRPDLLFVFFSSHTPCGDASIIPMLEFEDQPCCPVSRDWASNPSVETSDNLEAPEDKRKCEDPESPVTKKMRLEPRTPGGTAHRQSFGSQERGPNPPDVSSSNLTAEGLASVTGMTPSGAQVVDVYRTGAKCVPGEAGDSGQPGAAYHQVGLLRVKPGRGDRTCSMSCSDKLARWNILGCQGALLMHFLEVPIYLSAVVIGKCPYSQEAMQRALIRRKEKKRKPQKWPAIEDCDCVLQLILMRIKHGKMLIMFKEQFRRCQNVSALPEGFGVQEVKIQQSDLLFEQSRRAVQTRKADSPGRLVPCGAAISWSAVPEQPLDVTANGFPQGTTKKGIGCLQARSRISKIELFRSFQKLLSSISEDKWPDSLSEFPTKELRVTLRQHNRILLFPSLS, from the exons ATGAGAGGGAAATCTCTTCCAAACGGAGGATTCAAGGCTTGcccatgcttttctttttctccaacaaATACAAGATTTATGCTGCGAGAGCTCCCTGGCGTTCTAGAG GGCCTGAGCACCATGTGGACCGCGGATGAGATTGCCCAGCTGTGTTACGAGCACTATGGGAGCAGGCTGCCCAAGCAAGGGAAGCCTGAGCCCAACCGCGAGTGGACGTTGCTCGCAGCCGTGGTGAAGATACAACCCACAGCTGACCAGGCCTGCGACCGCTCTGACGGACCAGTGCAAG tGAAAAAGGAAGTTGTCTCAATGGGAACAGGAACCAAATGCATAGGCCAGTCCAAAATGAGGAAGAGCG GTGACATCCTCAATGATAGCCATGCTGAGGTCATAGCCAGAAGGAGTTTCCAAAG GTACCTGCTCCATCAGCTCTATTTGGCAGCTGCCCTGAAGGAGGATAGCATCTTTCTCCCAGGATCTCAGAGAGGACTGTGGAAACTCAGACCAGACctcttgtttgtgtttttctccAGCCATACACCCT GTGGGGATGCCTCCATCATTCCAATGCTTGAGTTTGAAGATCAGCCTTGCTGTCCTGTCAGTAGAGATTGGGCCAGTAACCCATCAGTAGAAACTAGTGATAACCTAGAAGCTCCTGAAGATAAAAGGAAATGTGAAGACCCAGAGAGTCCTGTGACTAAAAAAATGAGGCTGGAGCCCAGGACTCCTGGTGGTACAGCTCACCGTCAGAGCTTTGGCAGTCAGGAAAGGGGCCCAAATCCACCGGATGTCAGCAGCTCTAATCTCACCGCAGAGGGACTGGCCAGTGTCACTGGAATGACCCCTAGTGGTGCCCAGGTGGTGGACGTTTACAGAACTGGAGCCAAGTGCGTGCCTGGAGAAGCTGGAGACTCGGGGCAGCCTGGTGCTGCGTATCACCAGGTGGGGCTGCTCCGAGTGAAGCCAGGCCGGGGGGACAGGACTTGCTCCATGTCCTGCAGTGACAAGCTGGCTCGGTGGAACATCCTCGGATGCCAGGGGGCACTGCTGATGCACTTCTTAGAAGTACCCATCTACCTGTCAGCTGTGGTCATTGGAAAGTGCCCCTACAGCCAGGAGGCCATGCAGAGAGCACTGATCAGGAG aaaagaaaagaaaaggaaaccacaGAAGTGGCCAGCTATAGAAGATTGTGATTGTGTTTTGCAACTAATACTGATGAGAATTaaacatggaaaaatgctcaTAATGTTCAAAGAGCAATTTAGAAG GTGTCAGAACGTCTCAGCTCTGCCAGAAGGCTTTGGAGTTCAAGAAGTGAAAATACAGCAGTCAGATTTACTGTTTGAACAGAGCCGCCGTGCAGTGCAGACGAGAAAGGCTGACAGCCCAGGCCGACTTGTTCCTTGTGGGGCAG CCATCAGCTGGAGTGCAGTGCCTGAGCAGCCCCTGGATGTCACCGCCAATGGCTTTCCCCAGGGGACAACAAAGAAAGGAATCGGATGCCTGCAGGCCAG ATCCCGAATCAGCAAAATAGAACTCTTTAGATCATTCCAGAAGCTGCTAAGCAGTATTTCAGAGGACAAGTGGCCAGACTCACTCAG TGAATTTCCTACAAAGGAGCTAAGAGTCACTCTAAGACAGCATAACAGAATCCTTCTGTTCCCAAGTCTCTCCTAA
- the ADAT1 gene encoding tRNA-specific adenosine deaminase 1 isoform X7, producing MRGKSLPNGGFKACPCFSFSPTNTRFMLRELPGVLEGLSTMWTADEIAQLCYEHYGSRLPKQGKPEPNREWTLLAAVVKIQPTADQACDRSDGPVQVKKEVVSMGTGTKCIGQSKMRKSGDILNDSHAEVIARRSFQRYLLHQLYLAAALKEDSIFLPGSQRGLWKLRPDLLFVFFSSHTPCGDASIIPMLEFEDQPCCPVSRDWASNPSVETSDNLEAPEDKRKCEDPESPVTKKMRLEPRTPGGTAHRQSFGSQERGPNPPDVSSSNLTAEGLASVTGMTPSGAQVVDVYRTGAKCVPGEAGDSGQPGAAYHQVGLLRVKPGRGDRTCSMSCSDKLARWNILGCQGALLMHFLEVPIYLSAVVIGKCPYSQEAMQRALIRRCQNVSALPEGFGVQEVKIQQSDLLFEQSRRAVQTRKADSPGRLVPCGAAISWSAVPEQPLDVTANGFPQGTTKKGIGCLQARSRISKIELFRSFQKLLSSISEDKWPDSLRAQKLATYREYKEAASTYQQAWSALRKQAFGSWIRNPPDYHQFK from the exons ATGAGAGGGAAATCTCTTCCAAACGGAGGATTCAAGGCTTGcccatgcttttctttttctccaacaaATACAAGATTTATGCTGCGAGAGCTCCCTGGCGTTCTAGAG GGCCTGAGCACCATGTGGACCGCGGATGAGATTGCCCAGCTGTGTTACGAGCACTATGGGAGCAGGCTGCCCAAGCAAGGGAAGCCTGAGCCCAACCGCGAGTGGACGTTGCTCGCAGCCGTGGTGAAGATACAACCCACAGCTGACCAGGCCTGCGACCGCTCTGACGGACCAGTGCAAG tGAAAAAGGAAGTTGTCTCAATGGGAACAGGAACCAAATGCATAGGCCAGTCCAAAATGAGGAAGAGCG GTGACATCCTCAATGATAGCCATGCTGAGGTCATAGCCAGAAGGAGTTTCCAAAG GTACCTGCTCCATCAGCTCTATTTGGCAGCTGCCCTGAAGGAGGATAGCATCTTTCTCCCAGGATCTCAGAGAGGACTGTGGAAACTCAGACCAGACctcttgtttgtgtttttctccAGCCATACACCCT GTGGGGATGCCTCCATCATTCCAATGCTTGAGTTTGAAGATCAGCCTTGCTGTCCTGTCAGTAGAGATTGGGCCAGTAACCCATCAGTAGAAACTAGTGATAACCTAGAAGCTCCTGAAGATAAAAGGAAATGTGAAGACCCAGAGAGTCCTGTGACTAAAAAAATGAGGCTGGAGCCCAGGACTCCTGGTGGTACAGCTCACCGTCAGAGCTTTGGCAGTCAGGAAAGGGGCCCAAATCCACCGGATGTCAGCAGCTCTAATCTCACCGCAGAGGGACTGGCCAGTGTCACTGGAATGACCCCTAGTGGTGCCCAGGTGGTGGACGTTTACAGAACTGGAGCCAAGTGCGTGCCTGGAGAAGCTGGAGACTCGGGGCAGCCTGGTGCTGCGTATCACCAGGTGGGGCTGCTCCGAGTGAAGCCAGGCCGGGGGGACAGGACTTGCTCCATGTCCTGCAGTGACAAGCTGGCTCGGTGGAACATCCTCGGATGCCAGGGGGCACTGCTGATGCACTTCTTAGAAGTACCCATCTACCTGTCAGCTGTGGTCATTGGAAAGTGCCCCTACAGCCAGGAGGCCATGCAGAGAGCACTGATCAGGAG GTGTCAGAACGTCTCAGCTCTGCCAGAAGGCTTTGGAGTTCAAGAAGTGAAAATACAGCAGTCAGATTTACTGTTTGAACAGAGCCGCCGTGCAGTGCAGACGAGAAAGGCTGACAGCCCAGGCCGACTTGTTCCTTGTGGGGCAG CCATCAGCTGGAGTGCAGTGCCTGAGCAGCCCCTGGATGTCACCGCCAATGGCTTTCCCCAGGGGACAACAAAGAAAGGAATCGGATGCCTGCAGGCCAG ATCCCGAATCAGCAAAATAGAACTCTTTAGATCATTCCAGAAGCTGCTAAGCAGTATTTCAGAGGACAAGTGGCCAGACTCACTCAG GGCGCAGAAGCTAGCGACGTACCGAGAGTACAAGGAGGCTGCGTCCACGTACCAGCAGGCCTGGAGCGCGCTCCGGAAGCAGGCGTTTGGGTCCTGGATCAGAAACCCCCCAGACTATCACCAGTTTAAGTGA
- the ADAT1 gene encoding tRNA-specific adenosine deaminase 1 isoform X2, whose translation MRGKSLPNGGFKACPCFSFSPTNTRFMLRELPGVLEGLSTMWTADEIAQLCYEHYGSRLPKQGKPEPNREWTLLAAVVKIQPTADQACDRSDGPVQVKKEVVSMGTGTKCIGQSKMRKSGDILNDSHAEVIARRSFQRYLLHQLYLAAALKEDSIFLPGSQRGLWKLRPDLLFVFFSSHTPCGDASIIPMLEFEDQPCCPVSRDWASNPSVETSDNLEAPEDKRKCEDPESPVTKKMRLEPRTPGGTAHRQSFGSQERGPNPPDVSSSNLTAEGLASVTGMTPSGAQVVDVYRTGAKCVPGEAGDSGQPGAAYHQVGLLRVKPGRGDRTCSMSCSDKLARWNILGCQGALLMHFLEVPIYLSAVVIGKCPYSQEAMQRALIRRKEKKRKPQKWPAIEDCDCVLQLILMRIKHGKMLIMFKEQFRRCQNVSALPEGFGVQEVKIQQSDLLFEQSRRAVQTRKADSPGRLVPCGAAISWSAVPEQPLDVTANGFPQGTTKKGIGCLQARSRISKIELFRSFQKLLSSISEDKWPDSLRAQKLATYREYKEAASTYQQAWSALRKQAFGSWIRNPPDYHQFK comes from the exons ATGAGAGGGAAATCTCTTCCAAACGGAGGATTCAAGGCTTGcccatgcttttctttttctccaacaaATACAAGATTTATGCTGCGAGAGCTCCCTGGCGTTCTAGAG GGCCTGAGCACCATGTGGACCGCGGATGAGATTGCCCAGCTGTGTTACGAGCACTATGGGAGCAGGCTGCCCAAGCAAGGGAAGCCTGAGCCCAACCGCGAGTGGACGTTGCTCGCAGCCGTGGTGAAGATACAACCCACAGCTGACCAGGCCTGCGACCGCTCTGACGGACCAGTGCAAG tGAAAAAGGAAGTTGTCTCAATGGGAACAGGAACCAAATGCATAGGCCAGTCCAAAATGAGGAAGAGCG GTGACATCCTCAATGATAGCCATGCTGAGGTCATAGCCAGAAGGAGTTTCCAAAG GTACCTGCTCCATCAGCTCTATTTGGCAGCTGCCCTGAAGGAGGATAGCATCTTTCTCCCAGGATCTCAGAGAGGACTGTGGAAACTCAGACCAGACctcttgtttgtgtttttctccAGCCATACACCCT GTGGGGATGCCTCCATCATTCCAATGCTTGAGTTTGAAGATCAGCCTTGCTGTCCTGTCAGTAGAGATTGGGCCAGTAACCCATCAGTAGAAACTAGTGATAACCTAGAAGCTCCTGAAGATAAAAGGAAATGTGAAGACCCAGAGAGTCCTGTGACTAAAAAAATGAGGCTGGAGCCCAGGACTCCTGGTGGTACAGCTCACCGTCAGAGCTTTGGCAGTCAGGAAAGGGGCCCAAATCCACCGGATGTCAGCAGCTCTAATCTCACCGCAGAGGGACTGGCCAGTGTCACTGGAATGACCCCTAGTGGTGCCCAGGTGGTGGACGTTTACAGAACTGGAGCCAAGTGCGTGCCTGGAGAAGCTGGAGACTCGGGGCAGCCTGGTGCTGCGTATCACCAGGTGGGGCTGCTCCGAGTGAAGCCAGGCCGGGGGGACAGGACTTGCTCCATGTCCTGCAGTGACAAGCTGGCTCGGTGGAACATCCTCGGATGCCAGGGGGCACTGCTGATGCACTTCTTAGAAGTACCCATCTACCTGTCAGCTGTGGTCATTGGAAAGTGCCCCTACAGCCAGGAGGCCATGCAGAGAGCACTGATCAGGAG aaaagaaaagaaaaggaaaccacaGAAGTGGCCAGCTATAGAAGATTGTGATTGTGTTTTGCAACTAATACTGATGAGAATTaaacatggaaaaatgctcaTAATGTTCAAAGAGCAATTTAGAAG GTGTCAGAACGTCTCAGCTCTGCCAGAAGGCTTTGGAGTTCAAGAAGTGAAAATACAGCAGTCAGATTTACTGTTTGAACAGAGCCGCCGTGCAGTGCAGACGAGAAAGGCTGACAGCCCAGGCCGACTTGTTCCTTGTGGGGCAG CCATCAGCTGGAGTGCAGTGCCTGAGCAGCCCCTGGATGTCACCGCCAATGGCTTTCCCCAGGGGACAACAAAGAAAGGAATCGGATGCCTGCAGGCCAG ATCCCGAATCAGCAAAATAGAACTCTTTAGATCATTCCAGAAGCTGCTAAGCAGTATTTCAGAGGACAAGTGGCCAGACTCACTCAG GGCGCAGAAGCTAGCGACGTACCGAGAGTACAAGGAGGCTGCGTCCACGTACCAGCAGGCCTGGAGCGCGCTCCGGAAGCAGGCGTTTGGGTCCTGGATCAGAAACCCCCCAGACTATCACCAGTTTAAGTGA